A genomic window from Fibrobacterota bacterium includes:
- a CDS encoding DUF2059 domain-containing protein: MKFHPFLLVGLLALSCHAAPVSAEDALIRKVIVRTGIVENVRTQMRRQMEATRGAHPELPLQTWKKVELEIQSTQMEDEMVQVWRKSFTVAELTEIDKFMSTATGKKFFQTSQVLVSRTAAVAALTGVRIYGVLQKEHPDKFPQDLKSEDQVRKVFESMKHGASAGGASR, encoded by the coding sequence GTGAAATTTCATCCATTTCTCCTCGTCGGCCTTCTTGCCTTGTCTTGTCACGCCGCCCCAGTGAGCGCTGAGGATGCGTTGATCCGCAAGGTGATCGTGCGAACTGGCATTGTGGAAAATGTCCGCACCCAGATGCGCAGGCAAATGGAAGCGACTCGTGGGGCTCATCCAGAACTGCCTTTGCAGACATGGAAGAAAGTCGAACTCGAGATCCAGTCCACACAGATGGAAGATGAGATGGTTCAGGTTTGGCGGAAATCCTTCACGGTCGCTGAACTAACCGAGATCGACAAGTTCATGTCGACGGCAACGGGCAAGAAGTTTTTCCAGACCTCGCAGGTCTTGGTGTCACGCACTGCTGCCGTTGCAGCCCTAACTGGTGTTCGCATTTACGGAGTGCTCCAAAAAGAGCATCCAGACAAATTTCCACAGGATCTCAAGTCGGAAGACCAGGTCCGAAAAGTGTTCGAAAGCATGAAGCACGGCGCGTCTGCCGGGGGAGCTTCGCGATGA
- a CDS encoding RHS repeat protein: MKRILTISLLAAVSVWANIQSGNEQGLAEGHSFTSTGPGERVSNLNGNLLLSIPLADVTSASPLGIHLERSFNSHWRDPLYATPMDFVAEGGFKFRTYRDDIYKQVDHEAQHVPFVSGIGEETNYQEYKAERGTGSQASAALGMSLANGVSSMVWDISNRIKPTVPAGKGPAPLDNAGTWASAGFAAASIAIQVYSMNETGFHPASSPDDFVKMTSLGVSTAQLINVFLRDKALAKQLSVAGVALHLYSTVRWSQESNAWDAGYEYNQYLVPLSLALDYAGTTLLFSPVAPVGVALKIVSAVVDITTMLIALQDLANDRLDFRLVRSTPWAISVNGYVGMIGDKKEVEQGAPAFPFGGYETEESKTVSTNQRSGQQTKTIWTEKRPISVHPMPDMNLLRAGGGSDRYFLQALSPATVNGDRWYSYIGASKSNRTRVYFCDRSPFQMPTEQLPNTHKTKAVPDDPNDFYLVKEADGTYTKFGMGNTKGVQRHPTGWDDVFESYWALPNSVHHFGGDSISIQYDASLKIASVRHSKDPRWVRVTQTSGQELIETVDGAGQASSKVLTDWKEEKWSCDRFSVISGWRSRESSQNSDYFERFHARFPSKVTVFPDSSHSLVTNLYWKKGNLSGLSYPDGSYATYEYFDRNQRSSFDGFLKRRTQYASSTSSASPTTEHLFEYSGWGNGTPGGESGVLTTDVTTTVTAPVSANNGQLSGTSSKNRYQFQFSQGSVNVRESPDWAPGNVPDTSRLAYTSRTAAKMRLRTVETGREGNGKRTDFVYNGDRLVLSMERPGLDTVFAPKLTVNAYDSRGNLISRRTNPASEMANLERRTLLVLGDGIEQWREDTSAVDWQALRGKISQTIGKPWRSRFDTLDLIELFGTRSIDGSEMVLDTTYPDRNPYKIMDSIRIALRRDSLRSWRDSLLSFETDLACLRARDSASQQMSCTHSPAQLSYMDAKLKIDALREFSASLVTRITTDSTRWFAQDDSVLVTFPKRNPDFNPYGKYAYLPALSVVARKNQDTTKGCGLVGSQTIYDSLLRPVRVDAWRNGPLPGVRYEYGDSKWPFVPTGTRAYVDSVGSQLRYRYSRVDLDPTIGVPVRTHAWKGFFTEPKADTFGLPGKDPSSVTAAGTADFVQSMQYDSRGRPIRSIGPRGDTSEIRYDDLGRVVQSRSPGGKWVATRYSDVQDAKGIVWTEQDRESGAKDIQGVNGLGWPIISGSVGVGGRDSVIAYQGFQVHGPSWSQDAEGRIVRSQYDAQGRVIRTVVERGNGLLDIWETEFDDFERTAVAIDPMGRKTTTWFDVMGRPLRTIRQLDATRSLETKSKYDNLGNLVWSQAPGGDTTHYEYTLTNQLQYSVNSDQFKTRSAYDWSGSLLRSSRTGSGTGRFGDGGDSSSLVYDGLGRLVSATVDNDPRLSQTLIYDANGSVTDKGMLLGVRRGTGAVSALQYDVRGALTQKALQAGIFEGIKSSQNPSDTLGWEYLADGRPKLQRLPRGARIEYVWDALDRLGKVRFVDPMGVARSVVDTFLYRKTGALDSIRLGNGVGQKFAYDSSRGMLTSEQVVGKAGQIFGNRRDHYDNAARLVERSRMDGQRVDFGYDALDRLNTVRYGTGNQAGTSNLTYAWDDNGSMTRFAHDYGRTDWTQVGSTGRVATSVGAQDGKSDWGYDWAGRLGYRKWVSALSDTTTRELRQYRWNGAEELERFTRMQAASGTPTKTTDQFGFAYGDHGLRVGKYRGTSNGSDTVWTQERRSVWDGPDVVADSTAGDSAWRYRVVLGLNATAEAKRDSTGAWRLTYQVNDPVGTPEFLLDDSGKVVATYAHDPFGNLEDYQGSRETEFRFGGREWDSDLQAGVFGYRLYDPEMGGFLTHDPMGQFNNPYSYVGADPLSGVDPWGLEATPTDNPRGVCIETGGSSPGSAPVTVHGTSRSSSSYWTRAGVTAVGAMDMIGLGIPPKIRDAFPVEGDETIGEYPQSYKSGQIVGLIGGALLSRGANVPATLSFRFMRTGPLTAPAAAAQGTNAARLALKFGENDLVYGPSANKSLVDLRNASGGQLLSDFLKRRQLGVYENFGGNWNEASKWAMEEQLASNGVIRFDLTNVKDLPGVLNGTAYVGKVTSFELQYLYQNWSRFKQATTFYEYGRVVTPW; this comes from the coding sequence GTGAAAAGGATCCTGACAATTTCTTTGCTTGCCGCTGTAAGCGTGTGGGCCAACATCCAATCCGGTAATGAGCAGGGCTTGGCGGAGGGGCATTCCTTCACCTCCACCGGCCCAGGCGAGCGGGTCAGCAATCTCAACGGAAACTTGTTGTTGTCCATCCCTCTAGCGGATGTGACATCGGCATCCCCGTTAGGGATTCACTTGGAGAGATCCTTCAACAGCCATTGGCGTGATCCGCTCTACGCAACACCGATGGACTTCGTGGCGGAGGGAGGATTCAAGTTTCGGACCTATCGCGACGATATCTACAAGCAGGTCGACCACGAAGCGCAACATGTGCCGTTTGTGAGCGGTATCGGAGAAGAAACAAATTACCAGGAGTACAAGGCAGAACGCGGAACCGGTTCGCAGGCAAGTGCTGCGTTGGGTATGTCGCTGGCAAATGGCGTTTCCTCAATGGTCTGGGATATCAGCAACAGGATCAAGCCCACGGTTCCTGCTGGAAAAGGGCCAGCTCCACTCGATAACGCGGGTACCTGGGCGAGTGCTGGCTTTGCGGCGGCTTCGATTGCCATCCAAGTCTACTCAATGAATGAAACCGGATTTCATCCGGCCTCGTCGCCGGATGACTTTGTCAAGATGACGTCGCTCGGAGTCAGTACAGCGCAGTTGATCAACGTGTTCTTGCGGGACAAAGCTCTCGCGAAGCAATTGTCTGTTGCAGGTGTCGCACTTCACTTGTACTCAACCGTAAGGTGGTCTCAGGAGTCGAACGCATGGGATGCAGGTTACGAGTACAATCAGTACTTGGTTCCACTAAGCCTTGCGTTGGACTATGCGGGTACCACCCTTCTTTTTTCACCGGTTGCTCCTGTTGGAGTTGCACTGAAAATCGTTTCAGCTGTTGTGGATATCACTACCATGCTGATCGCTCTTCAGGATCTGGCAAATGATCGCCTAGATTTCCGATTAGTCAGATCGACTCCTTGGGCGATTTCTGTCAATGGATATGTGGGTATGATCGGCGATAAGAAGGAGGTTGAGCAGGGAGCTCCAGCTTTCCCGTTTGGTGGATATGAAACAGAAGAGTCGAAGACGGTTTCGACAAATCAGAGGTCTGGCCAGCAGACTAAAACAATTTGGACGGAAAAGCGTCCGATTTCGGTCCATCCGATGCCGGACATGAACCTGCTTCGAGCTGGCGGAGGAAGTGATCGTTACTTCCTGCAGGCGCTCAGCCCAGCCACGGTCAATGGTGATCGTTGGTACAGTTATATCGGCGCGTCAAAGTCAAATCGGACACGAGTATACTTCTGTGATCGGTCTCCGTTCCAGATGCCAACCGAGCAACTGCCGAATACTCACAAAACCAAAGCCGTGCCTGATGATCCGAATGACTTCTATCTGGTGAAAGAAGCCGATGGAACGTACACAAAGTTCGGGATGGGAAACACCAAGGGTGTTCAGCGGCATCCTACTGGCTGGGATGATGTTTTCGAGTCGTATTGGGCATTGCCGAATTCTGTCCATCATTTTGGCGGAGATTCGATTTCTATCCAATACGATGCATCCTTGAAGATCGCCTCCGTACGACACTCCAAGGATCCACGTTGGGTGCGAGTGACTCAAACATCAGGACAGGAGTTGATCGAGACAGTGGATGGAGCAGGACAAGCTTCATCGAAAGTGTTGACTGATTGGAAAGAGGAAAAATGGAGCTGTGATCGTTTCTCCGTTATTTCTGGCTGGAGAAGTCGGGAAAGCTCTCAGAACAGCGACTATTTCGAGCGCTTTCATGCTCGTTTTCCGTCGAAGGTTACTGTGTTTCCAGACAGTTCCCACTCCTTGGTCACAAATCTGTACTGGAAGAAGGGAAACCTTTCGGGATTGAGTTACCCGGATGGATCCTATGCGACGTACGAGTATTTCGATCGCAACCAGCGGTCGTCCTTCGATGGTTTCCTAAAACGCAGAACACAGTATGCTTCCTCGACATCGTCCGCCTCTCCAACAACAGAACATCTTTTTGAGTACAGTGGGTGGGGGAACGGCACGCCTGGTGGTGAATCGGGAGTACTGACCACAGATGTTACGACAACAGTGACAGCTCCCGTGTCGGCAAACAATGGACAGCTTTCGGGAACGTCTTCCAAAAACCGCTATCAGTTTCAGTTTAGCCAGGGCAGCGTGAACGTCCGAGAGTCGCCAGATTGGGCTCCGGGGAATGTTCCGGATACAAGTCGGCTTGCATACACCAGCCGCACGGCGGCGAAGATGCGCCTGAGGACTGTGGAGACTGGCCGTGAAGGCAATGGAAAGCGTACGGATTTTGTTTATAACGGCGATCGCTTGGTTCTTTCCATGGAACGTCCAGGTTTAGATACCGTATTCGCTCCTAAACTGACCGTGAATGCGTACGACTCCAGGGGCAACCTGATCTCGCGCCGTACGAACCCTGCCAGCGAAATGGCTAATCTCGAACGTCGGACTCTATTGGTCTTGGGCGATGGGATCGAGCAGTGGCGTGAAGACACCAGTGCGGTTGATTGGCAAGCTCTGCGTGGCAAAATTTCCCAAACGATTGGGAAACCGTGGAGGAGTCGCTTTGATACGCTCGATCTGATCGAGTTGTTTGGAACCCGAAGTATTGATGGTTCGGAAATGGTTCTGGACACCACCTACCCGGATCGTAATCCGTACAAAATCATGGATTCCATCCGGATCGCCTTGCGCCGCGACTCCTTGCGGAGTTGGCGCGATTCGTTGCTGTCCTTTGAGACGGATTTGGCTTGTCTAAGAGCTCGGGACTCAGCGAGTCAGCAAATGTCCTGTACTCACTCGCCTGCTCAGTTGAGCTACATGGATGCAAAGTTGAAAATTGATGCACTCCGAGAGTTTTCTGCTTCTCTGGTTACTCGCATCACAACGGATAGTACGCGCTGGTTTGCGCAAGATGATTCCGTGTTGGTGACCTTCCCCAAGCGAAATCCAGACTTCAATCCATATGGGAAGTACGCCTACCTACCTGCACTTTCTGTTGTAGCTCGAAAAAATCAAGACACAACCAAAGGTTGTGGCTTGGTGGGAAGCCAGACCATCTATGACAGCTTGTTGCGTCCCGTTCGTGTTGACGCTTGGCGAAACGGTCCTTTGCCTGGAGTGCGTTATGAATACGGTGACTCCAAGTGGCCCTTTGTTCCAACGGGCACTCGAGCCTATGTCGATAGTGTCGGTTCGCAGCTGAGGTATCGCTACAGTCGGGTTGATCTGGATCCTACCATTGGTGTTCCTGTTCGCACGCACGCGTGGAAAGGATTCTTCACGGAGCCAAAGGCCGATACCTTCGGTCTTCCAGGAAAAGATCCAAGCTCCGTGACAGCGGCAGGGACGGCGGATTTTGTCCAGTCGATGCAATACGACTCCCGTGGACGACCCATCCGGAGCATTGGTCCCCGTGGAGACACGTCGGAAATTCGCTACGACGACTTAGGGCGTGTGGTGCAGAGTCGCAGCCCAGGTGGCAAATGGGTGGCGACTCGTTACAGTGATGTCCAGGACGCCAAAGGAATTGTTTGGACAGAGCAAGACAGAGAGAGCGGAGCGAAAGACATCCAAGGCGTGAATGGTTTGGGTTGGCCGATCATTTCTGGAAGCGTCGGTGTGGGTGGTCGCGATAGCGTGATTGCCTACCAAGGGTTCCAAGTGCACGGGCCAAGTTGGTCCCAAGATGCGGAGGGTCGCATCGTTCGATCCCAATATGACGCTCAAGGGCGCGTGATCAGAACGGTGGTGGAGCGCGGTAACGGGCTGTTGGATATTTGGGAAACCGAATTCGACGACTTCGAACGCACGGCTGTCGCGATCGATCCTATGGGCCGGAAAACTACCACGTGGTTCGATGTGATGGGGCGTCCTCTTCGGACGATTCGCCAGCTCGATGCCACACGCAGCTTGGAGACGAAGAGCAAGTACGATAACCTTGGAAATCTTGTCTGGAGTCAGGCGCCAGGTGGCGATACGACTCACTACGAATACACGCTGACCAACCAACTCCAATACAGCGTGAACTCCGATCAATTCAAGACACGCTCTGCGTACGATTGGTCCGGAAGTCTTCTTCGCAGTTCAAGGACGGGGAGTGGAACCGGGCGGTTTGGGGATGGCGGAGACAGTTCCAGTTTGGTGTACGATGGCTTGGGACGCTTGGTATCCGCAACCGTGGACAATGATCCGCGTCTGAGCCAAACGTTGATTTATGACGCCAATGGAAGCGTGACGGACAAGGGAATGCTTCTGGGGGTTCGTCGTGGAACCGGTGCGGTCTCCGCTCTCCAGTACGATGTCCGGGGAGCTCTAACGCAGAAGGCGCTGCAAGCTGGGATTTTCGAAGGCATCAAATCCAGCCAAAATCCCAGCGATACTTTGGGCTGGGAATATCTTGCGGATGGCCGGCCCAAGTTGCAGCGCCTCCCGCGTGGTGCACGGATCGAGTATGTCTGGGATGCGTTGGATCGATTGGGCAAGGTTCGATTTGTTGACCCCATGGGTGTTGCCCGCAGTGTGGTAGACACCTTCTTGTATCGCAAAACCGGTGCCTTGGATAGCATCCGATTGGGTAACGGGGTGGGGCAGAAGTTTGCCTACGATTCCTCGCGTGGGATGCTGACGAGCGAACAGGTGGTTGGCAAAGCTGGTCAGATCTTTGGCAATCGTCGCGATCACTACGACAACGCAGCTCGCTTGGTGGAGCGCTCGCGGATGGATGGCCAGCGTGTGGATTTCGGATACGACGCGTTGGATCGTTTGAACACAGTTCGTTACGGAACAGGAAACCAAGCAGGAACCTCCAACCTGACGTACGCGTGGGACGACAACGGGAGCATGACAAGATTTGCCCACGACTATGGACGCACGGACTGGACGCAAGTAGGATCGACGGGTCGAGTCGCCACAAGCGTAGGTGCTCAAGACGGGAAATCGGATTGGGGATACGATTGGGCTGGACGGTTGGGTTACCGCAAGTGGGTGTCTGCGCTGAGCGACACCACAACGCGTGAGTTGCGGCAGTACCGCTGGAATGGCGCGGAAGAGTTGGAGCGATTCACAAGAATGCAGGCGGCGAGCGGAACGCCAACGAAGACCACTGATCAATTTGGTTTTGCCTATGGCGACCACGGCTTGCGTGTCGGGAAGTACCGTGGAACTTCAAACGGCTCCGATACGGTTTGGACACAAGAACGTCGCAGTGTTTGGGATGGGCCAGATGTGGTCGCCGACAGCACCGCGGGCGATAGCGCTTGGCGTTACCGTGTAGTGCTCGGCTTGAACGCAACGGCGGAAGCGAAGAGGGATAGCACGGGAGCTTGGCGTTTGACGTACCAAGTGAACGATCCAGTTGGTACGCCAGAGTTCTTGCTGGATGATTCTGGCAAAGTGGTGGCGACCTATGCGCATGATCCCTTCGGTAACTTGGAAGACTACCAAGGGAGCCGAGAAACGGAGTTCCGTTTCGGTGGTCGTGAATGGGATTCAGACCTTCAAGCGGGAGTCTTCGGTTATCGCCTCTATGATCCTGAAATGGGTGGCTTCCTCACCCATGACCCAATGGGACAATTCAACAACCCCTACTCCTACGTCGGGGCTGACCCACTCTCAGGCGTGGATCCGTGGGGGCTGGAAGCTACGCCAACGGATAACCCTCGAGGGGTTTGCATTGAAACAGGTGGGTCAAGCCCGGGGAGTGCGCCGGTAACTGTTCACGGAACAAGTCGATCATCATCATCCTACTGGACCAGAGCTGGAGTTACAGCGGTCGGAGCAATGGATATGATCGGTCTTGGAATTCCGCCAAAAATACGAGATGCATTCCCGGTTGAAGGTGATGAGACGATAGGAGAATACCCTCAGTCATATAAAAGTGGGCAAATTGTAGGGCTCATTGGGGGGGCATTATTGTCTCGTGGAGCAAATGTGCCAGCCACACTAAGTTTTCGATTTATGAGAACTGGTCCACTCACCGCGCCTGCCGCTGCCGCTCAGGGGACAAATGCTGCTCGCCTAGCCTTGAAATTCGGGGAAAATGATCTGGTATATGGCCCCTCAGCGAATAAGTCATTGGTTGATTTGAGAAATGCGTCAGGAGGGCAATTGCTGAGTGATTTCCTGAAAAGAAGGCAATTGGGCGTGTACGAAAATTTTGGAGGAAATTGGAATGAGGCCTCAAAGTGGGCGATGGAAGAGCAGCTGGCAAGTAATGGTGTAATTCGATTTGATCTTACAAATGTGAAAGACCTTCCTGGCGTTTTGAATGGAACAGCGTACGTAGGCAAGGTTACGTCATTCGAGTTGCAATACTTGTATCAAAATTGGAGCAGATTTAAACAGGCAACAACGTTCTATGAATACGGGAGGGTCGTAACACCATGGTGA
- a CDS encoding DUF3800 domain-containing protein, which translates to MAELPYRAFCVAVRKDALVKMHGLEADNPYDLALAQGVEAVHAWIEGHGGGVATWVAEARGKREDRDLASTWRHIHAFGPAAYLGETLEFVPGSDNVAGIQLADLIGYPVARRVLNPESPHRAFDVIEPHLRNGLASRSWVELP; encoded by the coding sequence ATGGCAGAACTGCCCTACCGAGCATTCTGTGTGGCGGTTCGCAAGGATGCCCTGGTTAAGATGCATGGCCTGGAAGCGGACAATCCCTACGACTTAGCCTTGGCTCAGGGGGTGGAGGCGGTGCATGCCTGGATCGAAGGCCACGGCGGCGGCGTGGCGACATGGGTGGCCGAGGCGCGTGGGAAGCGTGAAGATCGAGACTTGGCGTCCACATGGCGACACATTCATGCATTCGGCCCAGCCGCCTACCTGGGAGAAACACTGGAGTTCGTGCCGGGAAGCGACAATGTGGCAGGAATTCAGCTTGCGGATCTGATTGGGTACCCTGTGGCGCGGCGTGTTCTAAACCCTGAGAGTCCCCATCGAGCATTCGATGTGATCGAACCGCACTTGCGCAACGGATTGGCATCGCGAAGCTGGGTTGAACTGCCATGA
- a CDS encoding transcriptional regulator, whose protein sequence is MLRLAPGLYGLPESAYDEHHSLVLAQGQMPNGVICLLSALQFHGITSQLPREVWMAMEGGTHRPRVTGVKVRVSRFTGDAYSSGIETHKVEGGLLRMYSVTKTVIDCFRMRNKIGVDIAIEALRDALRWRKTTIGELESMAARLRARTILRPYLEMAAAS, encoded by the coding sequence ATCCTGCGTCTGGCACCTGGACTCTACGGGCTCCCCGAATCGGCCTACGACGAGCACCACAGTCTGGTCCTTGCACAAGGGCAGATGCCCAATGGCGTCATCTGCCTTCTCTCCGCCTTGCAGTTCCACGGGATCACCAGCCAGCTGCCTCGTGAGGTATGGATGGCCATGGAAGGTGGCACCCATCGGCCTCGGGTGACAGGCGTCAAGGTGCGCGTCAGTCGATTCACCGGAGATGCCTACTCCTCGGGAATCGAAACCCACAAGGTGGAAGGCGGCCTGCTTCGTATGTACAGTGTGACAAAAACTGTGATCGACTGTTTCCGGATGCGAAACAAGATCGGGGTGGACATCGCAATCGAGGCGCTACGGGATGCCTTGCGTTGGCGAAAAACCACGATCGGAGAGCTGGAAAGCATGGCGGCACGACTGCGGGCACGAACGATCCTTCGCCCCTACCTGGAAATGGCGGCTGCGTCGTGA
- a CDS encoding 3'-5' exonuclease, with the protein MTNTLSNSYADTVVVLDFETTGLSPEHGGRAIEIGAVKIVEGKIVDRFQKLMNPGFAISAFISEYTGITNAMLRNAPPCHEVMGEFHEFIGEHNLVAHNASFDRKFLDSEFSRISRSYVGTFSCTMLLSRRMNPDAINHKLETLVQHLGIDANGTFHRALYDAEMAGMIWLAMLERISVQTGIGPVPFDLANAMCKASKSKAAALLQAYVLSRKGVADENQPGA; encoded by the coding sequence ATGACAAACACGCTCTCGAACTCCTATGCCGACACCGTCGTGGTGCTGGACTTTGAAACCACCGGCCTGTCGCCGGAACATGGTGGTCGCGCCATCGAGATCGGGGCCGTGAAGATCGTCGAGGGGAAAATCGTCGACCGGTTCCAGAAGCTCATGAATCCAGGCTTCGCGATCAGCGCTTTTATTTCCGAGTACACGGGCATCACCAATGCCATGTTGAGAAATGCACCACCCTGCCACGAGGTCATGGGCGAATTCCACGAATTCATCGGCGAGCACAATCTGGTCGCCCACAATGCGTCCTTCGACCGGAAATTCCTGGATTCAGAATTTTCCAGGATCTCCAGATCGTATGTCGGGACTTTCTCCTGCACGATGCTGCTCTCAAGGCGGATGAACCCGGATGCGATAAACCACAAGCTCGAGACCTTGGTCCAGCATCTGGGCATCGACGCCAACGGCACTTTCCACCGGGCACTCTACGACGCGGAAATGGCGGGGATGATCTGGTTGGCCATGCTCGAGCGGATTTCCGTTCAGACAGGAATTGGTCCGGTTCCCTTCGATCTGGCCAATGCGATGTGCAAGGCGAGCAAATCCAAGGCTGCCGCGTTGCTCCAGGCTTACGTCCTTTCCCGAAAGGGTGTGGCGGACGAGAATCAGCCCGGGGCGTGA
- a CDS encoding TIGR02147 family protein — protein MPDLFTYLEYRDFLKDAYEERRKLQPYFSYRFIGNKVGMDSSYLTRLLQKKLHLGDDLVDRMAHAFGLHDESLEYFRNLVSFNKSKNDAQARVFHDQLMRLRGVGYRIVREDQEDYFTNWIHAALRSLLDYHPFDGDFEALGAALFPPVSGEEAKQSVYLLERLGMARRTESGYEILDHHLHSGDNWRNDAIKTFQKSTMDLAARSLDEIPPSLRDISTMTMNIDTETLGDLKVMVREFQENVAKLVESAPTSDRVYQLNIQLFPLSRIVEDPS, from the coding sequence ATGCCCGACCTCTTCACCTATCTGGAATACAGGGATTTCCTGAAGGACGCCTACGAGGAGCGGCGCAAGCTGCAGCCCTACTTTTCGTACCGGTTCATCGGGAACAAGGTCGGGATGGATTCCAGCTATCTCACCCGATTGCTCCAGAAGAAACTCCATCTGGGCGACGATCTCGTCGACCGCATGGCCCATGCGTTCGGACTCCACGACGAATCCCTGGAATACTTCCGGAATCTCGTCTCGTTCAACAAGTCGAAAAACGACGCCCAGGCTCGGGTTTTCCACGACCAACTCATGCGGCTTCGCGGCGTGGGATACCGTATCGTACGGGAAGACCAGGAAGACTACTTCACCAATTGGATCCACGCCGCCCTGCGATCGTTGCTCGACTACCATCCCTTCGACGGGGATTTCGAGGCGCTCGGAGCCGCACTCTTCCCTCCCGTTTCCGGGGAGGAGGCCAAGCAATCGGTCTATCTGCTGGAACGGCTCGGCATGGCCAGGCGGACAGAATCTGGTTACGAAATCCTCGACCACCACCTGCATTCCGGCGACAACTGGCGAAACGATGCCATCAAGACCTTCCAGAAATCCACCATGGACCTGGCCGCCCGCTCGCTGGACGAGATCCCACCTTCCTTGCGCGACATTTCGACGATGACCATGAACATCGACACGGAAACCCTGGGTGATCTGAAGGTCATGGTCCGGGAATTCCAGGAGAACGTGGCCAAGCTGGTGGAAAGCGCACCCACCTCCGATCGCGTCTACCAATTGAACATCCAACTGTTTCCACTCTCCCGCATCGTCGAGGATCCTTCGTGA
- a CDS encoding rhodanese-like domain-containing protein → MSFFSKLLSLLTPDTTALVPPIEAKRLLALPASEKPLLIDVRTPGEWKQGRISGAKHIDVSASEFDRKVQALPKEASYLLYCRSGGRSSSALSRMKSMGFADVKHISGGIGSWQAAGYAVTK, encoded by the coding sequence ATGTCGTTTTTCTCGAAGCTCCTTTCCCTGCTTACCCCGGACACCACCGCCCTGGTCCCGCCCATCGAGGCCAAGCGCCTGCTGGCTCTGCCAGCCTCTGAAAAACCTCTGCTCATCGATGTCCGCACTCCAGGCGAATGGAAACAAGGACGCATTTCCGGCGCCAAACACATCGATGTTTCAGCCAGCGAATTCGATCGCAAGGTCCAGGCTTTGCCAAAGGAGGCCAGCTACCTCCTCTACTGCCGCTCCGGAGGCCGCTCCAGCTCGGCGCTTTCGCGCATGAAGTCGATGGGATTCGCCGACGTCAAGCACATCTCCGGGGGCATCGGGTCCTGGCAAGCCGCAGGCTATGCCGTGACCAAATAG
- a CDS encoding winged helix-turn-helix transcriptional regulator, giving the protein MSCSTKTCKTIDTDHDKQWYVDRARVLAALSNPARLRMVVSLAQGEKCVCDMAAEVGLDMSTTSRHLVQLRQAGLVMDERRGNMVFYSLKATCLPSFLDCLDGLSA; this is encoded by the coding sequence ATGAGCTGCTCCACTAAGACTTGCAAGACCATCGACACGGACCACGATAAGCAGTGGTACGTGGATCGCGCCCGGGTGCTTGCGGCCCTTTCCAATCCGGCACGACTGCGCATGGTCGTGTCGTTGGCCCAAGGCGAGAAATGCGTGTGCGACATGGCCGCGGAAGTGGGGTTGGACATGTCCACCACCTCGCGCCACCTGGTGCAACTGCGCCAAGCGGGGCTGGTGATGGATGAGCGTCGTGGGAACATGGTGTTCTACAGCCTGAAAGCCACTTGTCTGCCCTCGTTTTTGGATTGCTTGGATGGACTTTCCGCTTAG
- a CDS encoding putative zinc-binding protein gives MSCSNCSSEPATILYSCSGAADVGELADRATRILAREGKGKMSCAVGVGAGIQSLRNGAFSAGRILAVDGCATRCVAKALAEAGVTEYVHIDLGEAGFAKGKSPASEENIRKACELARQRLEAA, from the coding sequence ATGTCCTGCTCCAACTGCTCCAGTGAGCCCGCCACCATCCTCTACTCCTGCTCCGGCGCCGCCGATGTCGGCGAGCTGGCCGACCGCGCCACGCGCATCCTGGCGAGGGAGGGCAAAGGCAAGATGTCCTGCGCCGTGGGCGTGGGGGCCGGTATCCAGTCTTTGCGAAACGGGGCGTTTTCCGCAGGAAGGATCCTGGCCGTCGACGGGTGCGCCACGCGGTGCGTGGCCAAGGCGCTGGCGGAAGCCGGTGTGACGGAATATGTCCACATCGATCTCGGCGAGGCCGGGTTCGCGAAGGGCAAGTCGCCCGCATCGGAAGAAAACATCCGCAAAGCCTGCGAGTTGGCCCGCCAGAGGCTGGAGGCCGCATGA